Proteins encoded together in one Pseudomonas sp. ADAK13 window:
- a CDS encoding extracellular solute-binding protein — MLAPKRLLTALALTLIGSTTVQAADEVVVYSSRIDELIKPVFDAYTKKTGVQIKFITDKEAPLMQRIKAEGENATADLLLTVDAGNLWQAEQMGILQPFTSAVIDKNIPLQYRSSAHAWTGLSLRARTIAYSTDRVKPGDLTTYEALADKQWEGRLCLRTAKKVYNQSLTATLIETHGAAKTEEIVKGWVNNLSTDVFSDDIAVLEAINAGQCDVGIVNTYYYGRLHKQKPDLAVKLFWPNQGDRGVHVNLSGIGLTKHAPHPEAAKALVEWMTTPEAQKIFADVNQEFPANPAVPPSAEVATWGKFVADTLPVEVAGKRQAEAIRLMDRAGWN, encoded by the coding sequence ATGTTGGCACCCAAGCGCCTCCTGACTGCCCTGGCACTCACCCTTATCGGCAGCACCACCGTGCAGGCGGCCGACGAAGTCGTGGTCTACTCCTCGCGTATCGACGAACTGATCAAGCCGGTGTTCGACGCCTACACCAAGAAGACCGGCGTGCAGATCAAGTTCATCACCGACAAGGAAGCGCCGCTGATGCAGCGCATCAAGGCCGAAGGTGAAAACGCCACCGCCGACCTGCTGCTCACCGTCGACGCCGGCAACCTGTGGCAAGCCGAGCAGATGGGCATCCTGCAACCGTTCACCTCCGCGGTGATCGACAAGAATATTCCCCTTCAATATCGCTCTTCGGCCCATGCCTGGACCGGCTTGAGCCTGCGCGCGCGCACCATCGCCTACTCCACCGACCGCGTGAAGCCGGGCGACCTGACCACCTACGAAGCCCTGGCTGACAAGCAGTGGGAAGGCCGCCTGTGCCTGCGTACCGCGAAGAAGGTCTACAACCAGTCGCTGACCGCCACCCTGATCGAAACCCATGGCGCGGCCAAGACCGAGGAAATCGTCAAGGGCTGGGTCAACAACCTGTCCACCGACGTGTTCTCCGATGACATCGCCGTGCTGGAGGCGATCAATGCCGGGCAGTGCGACGTCGGTATCGTCAATACCTACTACTACGGCCGCCTGCACAAGCAGAAGCCGGACCTGGCGGTGAAGCTGTTCTGGCCGAACCAGGGCGACCGTGGGGTGCACGTCAACCTGTCGGGCATCGGCCTGACCAAACATGCGCCACATCCGGAGGCCGCCAAGGCGCTGGTGGAGTGGATGACCACGCCGGAAGCGCAGAAGATCTTTGCGGACGTGAACCAGGAGTTCCCGGCCAACCCGGCGGTGCCGCCGTCGGCGGAAGTCGCGACCTGGGGCAAGTTTGTGGCCGATACATTGCCGGTGGAAGTGGCGGGCAAACGTCAGGCTGAGGCCATTCGCTTGATGGATCGGGCTGGCTGGAACTAA
- a CDS encoding ABC transporter permease, with the protein MAHPAQRRWYLPVFTVAALVLLPLSVLLLSWQTIDHQIWSHLWETQMPRLLGNTLTLVLGVGVGVTLLGVSLAWLTSLCEFPGRRWLDWALMLPFAIPAYVLAFVFVGLLDFSGPVQTLLRDVFGMSLRLPRVRSTSGVIIVLVLVFYPYVYLLARTAFLAQGKGLMEAARVLGQSPWQAFWRVALPMARPAIGAGVALALMETLADFGAVSVFNFDTFTTAIYKTWYGFFSLSSAAQLASLLLLVVMLVLYGERRARGASRPSNERPRGKALYHLRGFKAVAASGWCGLVFACAFVIPMLQLVAWFWQRGRFDLDERYAGLIVHTLYLGGMAALITVSVALVLAFAHRLAPTRAIRSGISLANVGYALPGSVLAVSIMLAFSYLDRELVIPVSGWLGGAGKPLLLGSLSALLLAYLVRFIAVAYGPLENSLARIRPSLPEAARSLGVSGPRLFCKVYLPLLLPGTLSAALLVFVDVLKEMPATLLMRPFGWDTLAVRIFEMTSEGEWARASLPALTLVLVGLLPVIGLIRRSARQIG; encoded by the coding sequence TTGGCCCATCCCGCCCAACGCCGCTGGTACCTGCCGGTCTTCACCGTCGCCGCCCTGGTGCTGTTACCGCTGAGCGTCCTGTTGCTGTCGTGGCAGACCATCGACCACCAGATCTGGTCCCATCTTTGGGAAACCCAGATGCCGCGCCTGTTGGGTAACACCCTGACTCTGGTGCTGGGTGTCGGTGTGGGCGTCACGCTGCTGGGCGTCAGCCTGGCGTGGCTGACCAGCCTCTGCGAATTTCCCGGCCGGCGTTGGCTGGACTGGGCCTTGATGCTGCCTTTCGCGATTCCCGCCTACGTCCTGGCCTTCGTGTTCGTAGGCCTGCTGGACTTCTCCGGCCCGGTACAAACCCTGTTGCGCGACGTGTTCGGCATGAGCTTGCGCCTGCCACGCGTGCGATCAACCAGCGGCGTGATCATCGTGCTGGTGCTGGTGTTCTACCCCTACGTTTATCTGCTGGCGCGCACGGCCTTCCTGGCCCAGGGCAAAGGCCTGATGGAAGCGGCGCGGGTATTGGGCCAGTCGCCGTGGCAGGCATTCTGGCGCGTAGCCTTGCCCATGGCGCGCCCTGCCATCGGTGCGGGCGTGGCCCTGGCGTTGATGGAAACCCTGGCGGATTTCGGCGCGGTCTCGGTGTTCAACTTCGACACCTTTACCACCGCCATTTACAAGACCTGGTACGGCTTTTTCAGCCTTTCCAGTGCGGCGCAGTTGGCCAGCCTCTTGTTGCTGGTGGTGATGTTGGTGCTGTACGGCGAACGCCGTGCCCGGGGCGCCAGCCGGCCGAGCAATGAGCGGCCTCGCGGCAAGGCGCTGTACCACCTGCGCGGGTTCAAGGCGGTGGCGGCCAGCGGTTGGTGCGGCTTGGTGTTTGCCTGCGCGTTCGTGATTCCGATGCTGCAACTGGTGGCCTGGTTCTGGCAGCGCGGCCGCTTCGACCTGGACGAGCGCTACGCCGGTCTGATCGTCCATACCCTGTACCTGGGGGGGATGGCGGCCCTGATCACCGTCAGCGTGGCCCTGGTGCTGGCATTCGCCCATCGCCTGGCCCCCACGCGGGCCATCCGCTCCGGTATCAGCCTGGCCAACGTGGGTTACGCGCTGCCGGGCTCGGTGCTGGCGGTGTCGATCATGTTGGCGTTCAGCTACCTGGATCGCGAACTGGTGATCCCGGTCTCAGGCTGGTTGGGCGGCGCCGGCAAGCCGCTGTTACTGGGTAGCCTTTCGGCGCTCTTGCTGGCGTATCTGGTGCGTTTCATTGCAGTGGCCTATGGGCCGCTGGAAAACAGCCTTGCGCGAATCCGTCCTTCCTTGCCCGAAGCCGCGCGCAGTCTGGGAGTCAGCGGGCCGCGACTGTTTTGCAAAGTGTATCTGCCACTCTTGCTGCCGGGCACCCTGAGCGCGGCGTTGCTGGTGTTTGTCGATGTGCTCAAGGAAATGCCGGCCACCTTGCTGATGCGCCCGTTCGGCTGGGACACGCTGGCGGTCCGGATTTTCGAGATGACCAGCG